The genomic DNA TTGAGACCAGTCTTCGAGGAAATACCCTGAGTTACATCCGTGACAACCTTGATGACATACTTGGCGAGTTCGTCTTTACTCATTTCAAGGTCTCATTTGTGGGTTCAGGTGGTGTCGGGAAAAGCACACTCCTTCGTCTTCTCTTTGGGAAGGAACCAGCCCCCGGTGGCTACGTTCCCACGATCAATGTGGCCGTTGACTCTTCTGAGACCATCCAGTTCGGTACCTTCTTGGTGACGATCTGGGACTTTGCGGGACAGGCCGTGTTTCATGATCTCTGGGGATTCTATTTCCAAGGTACAGATGTCATCTTTCTCGTCACAGATAGCAGTTTCCGAAATGTCATGCAGACCAAGTCTCTGCTGAGAAATATCAGAAAAGAGGCTCCGGCTGTTCCCTTATTCATCATTGCCAACAAGCAGGATCTCCCCGAGTCAATGCGCGCAGAGAAGATCCAACGATTGCTTGGTGCGCCCACATTCCCGATGGTCGCCACTGATAAGACCCGCAGAGAGGAATTCATCAGATTCATGTTGGAGGTGGCTGCAAAGACCGTAGGGGTCGAGCTTCCAAATAGGCCTCTGAGTGAGATGATCACTGTACGCCGCAGGACTGAGGAGGTCTTTCCGGATCAGTCTGCCTCTCCCACCCATGCCGAGACCGGCTATGAGACCGTACCCTATGAGGAATCCGCTCCACACGATTCACAATCTGCCACTCAATCACAGGGCTCCGCAAGCACTTCAGGCTCGACCACGACACAGGCCACTGAGGCCATGGACGCTTCTGTTCCCGCAGCGGTTGTGAACGAACCGACCGAGGCGGAACTACTCCATCTAATGGTACTTGTTCATCATGAGGGACTCCCACGTATCGCATTTGAGTTCAAGTATACTGATGATGCGATCGAGGGACAATCCGTTGCGTCGCTCATTTCCGCTCTGGACTCGTTTAGTGGAATTGATGCCACTGCGGAACCCGGTGCCAAGACCGATGCTCTTGAGACCATCCAGCACGAAGGCAACCTGATCATGGTCGAGAAGTCTGCGAACTTTCTCATTGCGGTGACGGTGACAAATACCTCCCGCGAGACCGAGACCCGTCAGGCAATGTCCTCGATCCTAATGGACATGGAGTCTGAGCATGCTTCTGTCTGGGATAATTGGGAGGGCGATACAACTGTGTTTGAGACCTCGATCTTCAAGGTCCTCTCGCTCTTTCCCATCAAGGGAGTCGGTCTTGATTATCTTGTTCGTGCGAGAGAGGCTGGCAAACCTCTGCCCTTCAAGAACCGTGAGGTCGGAAAGGCCATTGTCGAGGTCCGATCCGCAGTTGATGGTAACACTACTGTTGGAGGCATTGTCAGAGAATTAGACATGCCACGCGATGTCGTGTTCGGCTGTCTTCAGATACTGGCCAAATACGATTGGATCGACTTCCATGTCGATATCACTCCTCGAACAGTGCTTGTGAAGAAACGGGATGTACCCGTGGACCTGCAAAAGATCTATGGGCCTCCAGTGGTCAAATTCGTAAATCTGTGCGATGGTACTACTGCTCTAGAAGATGTCGTTCGCAAGATTCCCGAGATCAGTCTTGCTCCAATGAAATTCGTCGCACCGAAGTTGGTGCTTCGTGGCGTCTTGGAAATCGTTGCTTGATGCGCGCATGACTGAGAAAATAAGATCTAATTATACACACCTGCTTCTTAAAATAATAAGATTTTATGATGTAGTGAAGTGAGGCTAGAATATATCTTATTTTTCCTTTGTTTTTCTTTTTATTATTATTATTCATGACAGTACTAAGTCTTGATGATGATTCGTTCTGATGGTCTGGGGATCTTAATTCCACGAGGCTCTTGT from Candidatus Thorarchaeota archaeon includes the following:
- a CDS encoding GTP-binding protein, with protein sequence MIHNVMLVQKSTGEVLARVRFWKIEFTERHVKEFLIGYNDLLNTEGLAEDTPIYVEQHKVFHSPVRDDMLLIFATDGRDEDRTIRYKVRESAARVETSLRGNTLSYIRDNLDDILGEFVFTHFKVSFVGSGGVGKSTLLRLLFGKEPAPGGYVPTINVAVDSSETIQFGTFLVTIWDFAGQAVFHDLWGFYFQGTDVIFLVTDSSFRNVMQTKSLLRNIRKEAPAVPLFIIANKQDLPESMRAEKIQRLLGAPTFPMVATDKTRREEFIRFMLEVAAKTVGVELPNRPLSEMITVRRRTEEVFPDQSASPTHAETGYETVPYEESAPHDSQSATQSQGSASTSGSTTTQATEAMDASVPAAVVNEPTEAELLHLMVLVHHEGLPRIAFEFKYTDDAIEGQSVASLISALDSFSGIDATAEPGAKTDALETIQHEGNLIMVEKSANFLIAVTVTNTSRETETRQAMSSILMDMESEHASVWDNWEGDTTVFETSIFKVLSLFPIKGVGLDYLVRAREAGKPLPFKNREVGKAIVEVRSAVDGNTTVGGIVRELDMPRDVVFGCLQILAKYDWIDFHVDITPRTVLVKKRDVPVDLQKIYGPPVVKFVNLCDGTTALEDVVRKIPEISLAPMKFVAPKLVLRGVLEIVA